In Naumovozyma castellii chromosome 1, complete genome, one DNA window encodes the following:
- the PMI40 gene encoding mannose-6-phosphate isomerase PMI40 (ancestral locus Anc_7.147) → MSEKLFRLDAGYQQYAWGKIGSSSAVAQYAHHSDPSVKIEEDKPYAELWMGTHKNVPSYDHDSKKPLRDIISEKPEAMLGKDIIKKFNSTTELPFLFKVLSIEKVLSIQAHPDKALGKILHAQDPKNYPDDNHKPEMAIAVTDFEGFCGFKPLDEIADELKRIPELRTIVGDEISEQFIKEMKPDAKVGSSDDANNRKLLQLVFGKVMNAPEAVVTKEARSLIERAHNNTADFNKKDLPDLLIRLNKQFPDDIGLFCGGLLLNHCRLKAGEAIFLRAKDPHAYISGDIMECMAASDNVVRAGFTPKFKDVKNLVEMLTYSYDSVEGQKMKAEEFPRATGAGESVLYNPPIEEFAVLETTFKNATGKRQFKGFNGPSILITTKGNGYISTEGVKLKAEPGFVFFIAPETEVELEAEDKDFTTYRAFVEPN, encoded by the exons AtgagtgaaaaattatttagaCTTGATGCAG GTTATCAACAATATGCTTGGGGTAAGATCGGTTCCTCCTCTGCTGTTGCCCAATATGCTCACCACTCTGATCCATCCGTgaagattgaagaagataaacCATATGCCGAATTATGGATGGGTACCCACAAAAATGTTCCATCATATGACCATGATTCCAAAAAACCATTAAGAGATATTATTTCTGAGAAGCCAGAAGCCATGCTTGGTAAGGACATcatcaagaaattcaacTCTACTACAGAATTACCTTTCCTTTTCAAGGTCTTATCCATCGAGAAGGTTCTTTCCATCCAAGCTCATCCAGATAAGGCATTGGGTAAGATTTTACATGCTCAGGATCCAAAGAACTACCCAGATGACAACCATAAACCAGAAATGGCCATTGCCGTGACTGATTTTGAAGGGTTCTGTGGGTTCAAACCATTAGATGAAATTGCTGACGAATTGAAACGTATCCCTGAATTGAGAACCATTGTAGGTGATGAGATTTCCGAACAATTCATTAAGGAAATGAAACCTGATGCTAAGGTTGGTTCCTCTGATGATGCTAACAACAGAAAGTTGTTGCAATTAGTTTTCGGTAAAGTTATGAATGCTCCAGAAGCTGTTGTTACTAAGGAAGCTCGTTCTCTAATTGAAAGAGCTCATAATAATACTGCCGATTTTAATAAGAAGGACTTACCTGATTTATTAATCAGATTAAACAAACAATTCCCAGATGATATCGGGTTATTCTGTGGTGGGCTATTATTAAACCATTGTCGTTTAAAGGCTGGTGAAGCTATCTTTTTAAGAGCTAAAGATCCGCATGCTTACATTAGTGGTGACATTATGGAATGTATGGCTGCCTCTGATAATGTCGTTAGAGCAGGCTTTACACCTAAATTTAAGGATGTTAAGAATTTGGTGGAAATGTTAACTTACTCTTATGACTCTGTCGAAGGTCAAAAGATGAAAGCTGAAGAATTCCCAAGAGCCACAGGTGCCGGTGAATCTGTTCTTTACAATCCaccaattgaagaatttgcCGTCTTGGAAACCACTTTCAAGAATGCTACTGGTAAGAGACAATTTAAGGGTTTCAATGGTCCAAGTATTTTGATTACCACTAAGGGTAACGGGTACATCTCCACTGAAGGTGTCAAACTAAAGGCTGAACCAGGGTTTGTCTTCTTTATTGCTCCAGAAACTGAAGTGGAATTAGAAGCTGAAGATAAGGATTTCACTACGTACAGAGCTTTTGTTGAACCAAACTAA
- the NAM7 gene encoding ATP-dependent RNA helicase NAM7 (ancestral locus Anc_2.489): MSTSITEDVLKPTIEENDLFYNSESDFAKVAHELADMEDELDGQDEETAALQAAQMDADGMHHNFPQAEHACAYCGVDSPTCVIKCNSCNKWFCNSKNGTNSSHIVNHLVLSHHNVVSLHPDSDLGDTILECYNCGCKNVFLLGFVSAKSEAVVVLLCRMPCAQTKNVNWDTDQWQPLIEDRQFLSWVAEEPSEEEKLKARLITPSQISKLEAKWRSNKDATINDIDAPEEQEELPPLLLRYQDAYEYQRSYGPLIKLEADYDKQLKESQALEHISVTWSLALNNRHLASFALSTFESNELKVAVGDEMILWYSGVQHPDWEGRGYIVRLPNSFQDTFTLELKPSKVPPPTNLTTGFTAEFIWKGTSYDRMQDSLKKFAIDKKSISGYLYYKILGHQVVDITFDVPMPKQFSIPHFTQLNDSQSNAVQHVLQRPLSLIQGPPGTGKTVTSATIVYHLSKIHKERVLVCAPSNVAVDHLAAKLRDLGLKVVRLTAKSREDVESSVSNLALHNLVARSSKGELRKLLTLKEEVGELSASDTKKFVKLVRRTEAEILAKADVVCCTCVGAGDKRLDTKFRTVLIDESTQATEPECLIPIIKGAKQVILVGDHQQLGPVILERKAGDAGLKQSLFERLISLGHIPIRLEVQYRMNPYLSEFPSNMFYEGSLQNGVTIEQRTVPNSTFPWPIHDVPMMFWANYGREELSSNGTSYLNRIEAMNCERIITKLFRDGVKPEQIGVITPYEGQRAYILQYMQMNGSLDKEMYVKVEVASVDAFQGREKDYIILSCVRANDQQAIGFLRDPRRLNVGLTRAKYGLVILGNPRSLSKNILWNHLLLHFREKGCLVEGTLDNLQLCTVQLTRPKPKRQQNMNSQFQLNMNAEMSKFPNVQDFDTQSLMSFGGQAGGFNSGFGNNEDFSSYLNNDYWNFENFQTVPPGAAPDFNNGDSMSTNVYSKNGPMLDSNYAAELERNGPTGSRYDANEGLSKDFNSLNI; encoded by the coding sequence ATGTCTACCAGCATAACTGAAGATGTTTTAAAGCCTACCATAGAggaaaatgatttattttacAACTCTGAAAGTGATTTCGCAAAAGTAGCTCACGAGTTAGCCGACatggaagatgaattagaCGGCCAGGACGAAGAGACCGCCGCTCTACAAGCTGCTCAAATGGACGCAGATGGAATGCACCATAATTTCCCTCAAGCAGAACATGCATGTGCTTATTGTGGTGTGGATTCGCCAACGTGCGTTATTAAGTGTAATAGTTGCAATAAATGGTTTTGTAATTCTAAGAATGGGACCAATAGTTCCCATATTGTCAATCATTTGGTTTTGTCCCATCATAATGTGGTTTCGTTACATCCAGACTCAGATTTGGGGGATACCATTTTGGAATGTTATAATTGTGGTTGTAAGAACGTATTCTTATTGGGATTTGTCTCTGCTAAGAGTGAAGCAGTTGTCGTCTTACTTTGTAGAATGCCATGTGCTCAAACAAAGAACGTTAATTGGGATACTGATCAATGGCAACCTTTAATTGAAGATAGACAATTTTTATCATGGGTCGCTGAAGAACCAagtgaagaggaaaaattaaaggCAAGACTAATCACCCCAAGTCAAATCTCCAAATTGGAAGCCAAATGGAGATCTAATAAAGATGCAACAATTAATGACATTGATGCTCCAGAGGAACAGGAGGAACTTCCTCCTTTACTATTAAGATACCAAGATGCGTATGAATATCAAAGATCATATGGTCCTTTAATCAAATTGGAAGCAGATTATGATAAACAATTAAAGGAATCTCAAGCATTGGAACATATCTCTGTAACATGGTCTCTAGCATTAAATAATAGACACCTTGCATCGTTTGCACTATCAACTTTTGAATCTAACGAGTTGAAAGTGGCAGTTGGAGATGAAATGATCTTATGGTATTCAGGAGTACAGCACCCAGATTGGGAAGGTCGTGGTTATATTGTTCGTTTACCAAACAGTTTCCAAGATACATTTACATTAGAATTAAAACCTAGCAAAGTGCCACCACCAACTAACTTGACTACTGGATTTACCGCTGAATTTATTTGGAAGGGTACCTCATATGATAGAATGCAAGATAGTTTAAAAAAGTTTGCCATTGATAAAAAATCTATCTCAGGTTATCTGtattataaaattttaGGCCATCAAGTTGTGGATATTACATTCGATGTTCCAATGCCCAaacaattttcaattccacATTTTAcacaattgaatgattcaCAATCAAATGCTGTACAACATGTTCTTCAAAGACCACTTTCTTTGATTCAAGGGCCTCCAGGTACTGGTAAGACGGTAACATCAGCAACTATTGTTTATCATTTATCAAAGATTCATAAGGAAAGAGTTCTAGTTTGTGCTCCATCAAATGTTGCAGTTGATCACCTTGCAGCAAAGTTACGGGATTTAGGGTTGAAGGTTGTTAGATTAACCGCAAAGAGTCGTGAAGATGTGGAAAGTTCTGTATCGAACCTAGCTCTCCACAACCTAGTTGCTAGAAGCTCTAAAGGTGAGTTGAGAAAATTACTCACCTTAAAGGAAGAAGTAGGTGAACTATCTGCCAGTGatacaaaaaaatttgtcAAATTGGTTAGAAGGACAGAAGCTGAAATTCTTGCTAAAGCAGATGTTGTCTGTTGCACTTGTGTCGGTGCCGGTGACAAAAGGTTAGATACCAAATTTAGAACTGTTCTTATTGATGAAAGTACTCAAGCCACTGAACCAGAATGTCTAATTCCTATCATTAAGGGTGCTAAACAAGTTATCTTAGTTGGTGATCACCAACAATTAGGTCCAGTTATCTTGGAAAGAAAGGCAGGTGATGCTGGGTTAAAGcaatcattatttgaaagattgatCTCCTTGGGACATATCCCAATTAGACTGGAAGTTCAATACCGTATGAATCCGTATTTAAGTGAGTTCCCAAGTAATATGTTTTATGAGGGGTCGTTACAAAATGGTGTAACCATTGAACAAAGAACTGTTCCGAACAGTACTTTCCCATGGCCAATTCATGATGTTCCAATGATGTTTTGGGCAAATTATGGGAGGGAAGAACTATCATCTAATGGTACATCATATCTAAATAGAATTGAGGCCATGAATTGTGAGCGTATCATTACGAAACTTTTTAGAGACGGGGTTAAACCAGAACAAATTGGTGTTATTACCCCATATGAAGGTCAAAGAGCTTATATTCTTCAGTACATGCAAATGAACGGATCTTtagataaagaaatgtATGTCAAAGTGGAAGTGGCATCAGTTGATGCGTTCCAAGGTCGTGAAAAagattatattattttatcatGTGTTCGTGCCAATGACCAACAGGCAATTGGGTTCTTACGTGATCCTCGTCGTTTGAATGTTGGTTTAACTCGTGCAAAATATGGGTTAGTAATTTTAGGTAATCCAAGATCATTATccaagaatattttgtgGAATCATTTATTACTTCATTTTAGAGAAAAGGGTTGTTTGGTAGAAGGTACATTGGataatcttcaattgtGCACTGTTCAGTTGACAAGACCAAAACCAAAGAGGCAACAAAATATGAATAGTCAGTTCCAATTAAATATGAATGCTGAAATGAGtaaatttccaaatgttCAAGATTTTGATACACAAAGTTTGATGTCATTTGGTGGACAAGCAGGTGGATTTAACAGTGGGTTTGGAAATAATGAAGACTTCTCTTCCTACTTGAATAATgattattggaattttgaaaatttccaaaCTGTGCCACCTGGAGCGGCTCCtgatttcaataatggagATTCAATGTCCACTAATGTTTACTCCAAGAATGGTCCTATGTTAGACTCAAATTATGCAGcagaattggaaagaaacGGTCCAACTGGCTCTAGATATGATGCAAATGAGGGCTTAAGCAAAGATTTTAACTCTCTTAACATTTAA
- the ISF1 gene encoding Isf1p (ancestral locus Anc_2.488) — translation MSSSLNIFERAVQDPFSEACDNEDEEEFLTFNGNSRSAGLDSRRLNDSKEGDNDYLECEDARKAFANLITGEKPNNNFEPRSSSNNYKLYSPNLNIESSTPNKIRWKNRPHNLELMKIRTAPHRIGGFPLGTSNMPHAVSQEDLSPVAGFPLRRNRANSSSFIHHLSRQTTGQSNTNQNQQLSREPTNVNASATKLTRSYSLTHQPFRKTLPRHSSCFAIPTHLYGLEKYVLSELDALSTKECNNGELECNKKSNIHNHTHQHHHQHQHRHNLEKKLPSNIKNDLASSKTISSASFSSESSSSESPNNSNSLFDLNITQDVVNELPDSYSRPTMSSRSSDSTSPVLKSTRPLLKNHRRKSSIRLSLENSFSP, via the coding sequence ATGTCGTCATCTTTAAACATTTTCGAAAGAGCTGTGCAGGATCCATTTTCTGAAGCTTGTGAtaatgaggatgaagaagaatttctAACGTTTAACGGTAATAGCAGAAGTGCGGGACTAGATTCCAGGAGGCTCAATGACTCTAAGGAAGGTGATAATGATTATTTAGAGTGCGAGGATGCAAGGAAGGCATTCGCGAACCTAATAACGGGAGAAAAGCCAAATAACAATTTTGAACCTCGTTCGTCGTCGAATAACTATAAATTATACTCTCCTAACCTTAATATAGAGAGCTCCACTCCAAATAAGATTCGTTGGAAGAACAGACCTCATAACTTGGAACTGATGAAGATAAGAACAGCACCTCACAGGATTGGTGGATTTCCTCTGGGGACCTCTAATATGCCACATGCAGTTTCACAGGAGGATCTTTCACCAGTTGCGGGGTTCCCACTGAGAAGAAATAGAGCAAACAGCagttcattcattcatcaTTTATCTAGGCAGACAACGGGCCAATCCAATACTAACCAAAATCAACAGTTATCTAGGGAACCAACAAACGTTAATGCATCTGCCACAAAATTGACAAGATCATATTCATTGACTCATCAACCTTTTAGGAAGACTTTACCAAGACATTCTTCCTGTTTTGCAATACCGACACATCTTTATGGCTTGGAAAAATACGTTTTATCCGAATTGGATGCTTTATCCACCAAAGAGTGTAATAATGGAGAACTAGAATGTAataaaaaatcaaatattcataatCATACACatcagcatcatcatcagcatCAGCATCGTCacaatttggaaaagaaattgccATCAAACATAAAGAACGACCTCGCATCATCAAAGACCATTTCATCGGCATCATTCTCTTCagaatcatcatcttcagaaTCACCTAATAACAGTAATTCACTATTCGATCTTAACATTACTCAGGATGTTGTTAACGAATTACCAGATAGCTATTCAAGACCCACCATGAGTTCAAGATCAAGCGATAGCACGTCTCCCGTTTTAAAATCTACAAGACCACTCTTGAAGAATCATAGGAGGAAGTCCTCCATTAGACTATCTTTGGAGAATTCATTTTCTCCATAA
- the CWP1 gene encoding Cwp1p (ancestral locus Anc_2.485), with translation MQFSTAFTIALAALASMVVADSESFGMITIHSGTNLQYAHVYADNGNLLVGNSGDFFTATVTDAGKLKLSDDKYAIAQDDGTFKEGSETDGSTGFAVSKGRLTYKNSDGFFAYPIDASSYTLSIKSSDSATGIAVSARSQTDGSTIPDFTPSGSSADASVVTSSVAVTKSVTSTTSVAVAKSATVAAISQITDGQVQATVSQQTENGAAKNLAGLSAFAAAAAMLL, from the coding sequence atgcaaTTCTCAACTGCTTTCACAATCGCTTTAGCTGCTTTGGCCAGTATGGTCGTCGCTGACTCCGAATCTTTCGGTATGATTACCATTCATTCCGGTACTAATCTACAATACGCTCATGTCTACGCTGACAATGGGAACTTATTAGTCGGTAACTCAGGTGATTTTTTCACTGCTACCGTAACCGATGCCGGTAAGTTGAAATTAAGTGATGACAAATATGCTATTGCTCAAGATGATGGTACTTTTAAAGAAGGTTCTGAAACTGATGGTTCTACTGGTTTCGCTGTGAGTAAAGGTCGTTTGACCTACAAGAACTCCGATGGGTTCTTTGCTTACCCAATTGATGCTTCCTCTTACACTTTAAGCATCAAATCTTCTGATTCTGCTACTGGTATTGCTGTGAGTGCTCGTTCTCAAACTGACGGCTCAACTATTCCAGATTTCACTCCAAGTGGATCTTCTGCCGATGCTTCAGTGGTCACCAGCTCTGTTGCTGTTACAAAATCTGTTACATCTACTACTTCTGTTGCAGTTGCCAAGTCTGCTACTGTTGCAGCTATCTCTCAAATCACTGATGGTCAAGTGCAAGCTACTGTTTCTCAACAAACCGAGAACGGTGCTGCAAAGAACTTAGCTGGTCTAAGTGCCTTTGCCGCTGCCGCTGCTATGTTATTATAA
- the NCAS0A07760 gene encoding uncharacterized protein (ancestral locus Anc_2.484) — protein sequence MKFTTSFSIAVFALAKFIMADSQTFGLVSINSGTDLQYASVFVNDGKLVLGHPTGSDLNGTITDAGLLKFSDGKYAVIESDGVMSEGSDTNASKGFEIKDGRLTYIGSSSFFAIKDGNNYNISTKDVTSSTGFVISPRVASGGVASDFSPNESSSKVSTSSKVSTTSKVSNSTESTVSSHKTTTDKTGSTTSHEAEATDSSSSKHSSSTSVSQQTKIVQVEL from the coding sequence atgaagtTCACAACATCTTTTTCCATTGCTGTCTTTGCCCTAGCAAAATTCATTATGGCAGATTCGCAAACCTTCGGCTTGGTTAGTATTAACTCCGGTACTGATTTGCAATATGCTAGTGTTTTTGTCAATGATGGGAAGTTGGTTTTAGGGCATCCAACTGGTTCGGACCTTAACGGGACTATCACTGATGCAGgtcttttgaaattttcagatGGTAAATATGCCGTAATTGAGTCAGATGGTGTTATGAGTGAAGGATCTGATACTAATGCTTCCAAAGGATTTGAGATCAAGGATGGTCGTTTAACATACATTGGTTCGTCAAGCTTCTTTGCCATTAAAGATGGGAACAATTACAATATTTCTACCAAGGATGTAACTTCTTCTACAGGGTTTGTCATCAGTCCACGTGTAGCTTCAGGTGGTGTTGCTTCTGATTTTTCTCCAAATGAATCTTCAAGTAAAGTATCAACCTCAAGTAAGGTATCAACCACAAGTAAGGTCTCAAACTCTACAGAGAGCACCGTTTCATCCCATAAAACAACGACTGACAAGACAGGTTCAACCACTTCCCATGAAGCAGAGGCAACAGACTCAAGCTCTTCTAAGCATAGTTCAAGTACTTCTGTGTCCCAACAAACTAAAATTGTGCAGGTAGAGCTTTGA